The DNA region GCCGATCAAAATAATCGCGCAAATGATGATGCCGATTAGGCCGCCCGCACCACTTGGGCTGATAAAGGTCGCCTGGGTCTTGAGCTGGTTAGCGCCCTCATCGAGCGCTTTCGCGCCGGCTATTAGTCCCTTATTCTGGTCAGGATTAGTGATGCCATCCGCTAGCTGATCAGTGCCGTCAGCAAGCTTCTTGGAACCTGGAGCTAAGCCTGGCTGCGTCGGATCAGAAGGATCCTTGTACATGCCGCTGAGTAGCTGGTTGGTGCCGTCGGCAAGCTTTTGGGTTCCTTCCTTGAGCCCGTATGGTGATTCGCTCAACGGGTCGGTTTACATGCCTTGAAGTGCTTGGGCAGTGCCATCGGCTAGGCGTCCGGAACCGTTAAGCAGGTTTTCCTGGCCGCCGTTGTCTCCGTTGATGCCGTACTTTATCTGTTCGACGCCGCTGGCAAGGCTTGGCTTGCTGGAGGTGCCTTCGATGACTCCGGAGTAGAGCTGGTTGACGCCGGCAACTAGGCTGGGCTTTGTGGCTGTGCCTTGGATAACGCCTGCGTAAAGCTGGTTCACACCAGCTTGTAAAGCAGGGGTGCCATCAGGACGAGGACCTACAACGCAGGTCTTGAGCTGGGCGATGCCATCGACCAGGCTGGGGTTGCCGGGAGTGCTTGGCCCTGCAACGCCTGCCTGAAGCTGAGCTACGCCGTCGCGAAGACTAGGGGTCCCATCAGGTCGTGGGCCTAGGACACCTGCGTAAAGCTGTTGGACACCGGCTACAAGGCTACGTTTCCCGTCAGGTCGTGGCCCCAAAACTTTATCGTAAAGCTCTTGAACGCTCTCTTTGACACTGGGTTCTTCTTTCGTTCCGGGGCCAATACTGAATCGCCCCGGTGTGTCCGGAGACTTTCTTGTTTGAGAGGATCAGGACATGGCAGGGAAAACTACGACACGGTATCCGCAGGAGTTGAAGGATCATACGGTGCGCATGGTGGCGGAGATGGAGGGTGCGTCTTCGGAGTGGGCGGCGATGCAAAAAGTTGCCCAGCTTTTGGGTGTGGGTGTGCCGGAAACGGTGCGTAAATGGGTCCGGCAAGCCGAGATCGATGTTGGTACTAGAACTGGAACAACGAGCACGGAATCGGCCGAGCTGAAACGGTTACGGCGTGAGAACGCTGAGCTGAAACGGGCGAACGCGATCCTTCGGAGTGCTTCAGCTTTTTTCGCGGTCGAACTCGACCGCCACAACACTGATCGTGAAATACATCAAGGACCATGCCGGTCACCGCGAGAATAATGGATTGCGGTGGGGTGTCGAGTCGATCTGCCAGGTGCTTACTGGGACGGGGTGAAGACCACCCCGTCCACGTACTACGAATGGGTGGATAAAACACGATCTCACCGAGAACAACGTGATGAGGTGCTCAAGCCCGTGATCCAGAAGGTGTATGCCGCTAATTACGGGGTTTACGGCACCAGGAAAGTCTGGTTGGCGATGAACCGTGAAGGTGTGCCGGTGGCCAGGTGCACGGTAGAACGGCTCATGGGGTTACTTGGCATACAGGGTGCGGTCCGTGGCAAGGTCAAACGCACCACGATCAAAGACTCGAAGGCGGCCCGAGCGAAGGACTTGGTCCGCCGTGATTTCACACCAACGGCACCGGATCGGCTATGGGTAGATGATTTCACCTATGTTTCGACCTGGTCCGGGTGGGTCTATGTTGCCTTCGTGATCGATGCTTACTCTCGGAGGATCCTGGGCTGGTCAGCGAGTGCTTCTATGAACACCGTGCTAGTGCTCAACGCAGTTAATCAGGCAATCTGGAGTCGTGAACGGGCCGGGGCTGAGATTTCCGGGGTGATTCATCATCACGATGCCGGGGCTCAATACGCCTCCTTGGCCTTCACCGAACGCCTGGCCCAGACCGGTATCCGCCCCTCGATCGGTTCTGTGGGTGATAGTTACGACAACGCCTTGGCGGAAACCATCAACGGGCTTTATAAGACCGAGCTGATCAAACCCGGCAAGCCCTGGCGGACTCTAGAAGAAGTCGAAATCGGCACCGCTGAATGGGCCGATTGGTACAACCACCGAAGGCTCTACCAGTACTGCGGAGACATCCCACCAGTAGAGCTAGAAAACCACTACTACAATCACTACCAGAGCACGGCAGCCGCCGACAGGCTCATCGTCTGAGAAACCCTCCGGACACACCGGAGCGATTCACGCTGATTATCGGCGGCTGCGTTATGAGAAGCTTGGTGAGTGAATGACATTTGGCTTCTGATTCTGTACATCGTCGTCGGACTTGCCGTGCTTGGCAGCCTGCTGGCCGTCTTCCTCAAGACCTCGCGCAATAGGAACTCCTATAGTGCTACCAGAGACGCTAACGACCCTGCTCCCGGCGGAACGCTTACTGAAGATCGCGATGCCACTGGCGAAAGCTCGGTGCCGCCGGTCTTGGTCGAAGAATCAGACGAAGGTTTGGTTGTCTTTCCCGGCGACGGTACGGCAATCGTGGAGACGCCGGAGCCGCCAGCGGGTCGGTTACAACGTCTGCGCGCGCGTCTGTCAAAGTCAAACAATGCCCTAGGCAAGGGACTTCTCGCACTACTTTCCAGCGACAAGATTGATGAAGGCGTTTGGGAAGAGCTCGAAGAAACGCTGCTGCTTGCCGATATCGGCACACAACCTAGTCTTGAATTGGTAGAGATTTTGCGCGAACGCGTCAAGATCATGGGTAGCCGCAGCCCGCAAGAAGTTCAGGCGATGCTGCGTGAAGAACTCATCAAACTAGTTGACCCAGGCATGGATCGCTCGTTGGCTGTCAGCCGCCAAGGTGAGCTTCCCGCCATCGTGCTAGTGGTCGGCGTCAATGGCGTTGGCAAAACCACCACGGTAGGTAAGCTCGCGCGCGTGTTGGTCGCTGAGGATAAAGATGTACTGCTCGGCGCGGCAGACACTTTCCGCGCCGCGGCTGCCGAGCAGCTGGCTACTTGGGGTGCGCGAGTAGGCGTGCCAACGGTCAAGTCCGACGTCGACGGTGCTGACCCGGCTTCGGTGGCTTTCGAAGCCGTGAAGTCTGGCATCGAGCAAGAAGTCGATG from Renibacterium salmoninarum ATCC 33209 includes:
- the ftsY gene encoding signal recognition particle-docking protein FtsY; protein product: MNDIWLLILYIVVGLAVLGSLLAVFLKTSRNRNSYSATRDANDPAPGGTLTEDRDATGESSVPPVLVEESDEGLVVFPGDGTAIVETPEPPAGRLQRLRARLSKSNNALGKGLLALLSSDKIDEGVWEELEETLLLADIGTQPSLELVEILRERVKIMGSRSPQEVQAMLREELIKLVDPGMDRSLAVSRQGELPAIVLVVGVNGVGKTTTVGKLARVLVAEDKDVLLGAADTFRAAAAEQLATWGARVGVPTVKSDVDGADPASVAFEAVKSGIEQEVDVVMIDTAGRLQNKVGLMDELGKVKRVIEKLANVGEVLLVLDATTGQNGLTQAKVFSEVVDITGIVLTKLDGTAKGGIVVAIQKSLGVPVKLVGLGEGADDLAPFDAEQFVDAILN